Proteins encoded within one genomic window of Pedobacter africanus:
- a CDS encoding SusC/RagA family TonB-linked outer membrane protein, producing MNQTFTKSGRKRRLSKLVRAFFLIYLSFICCLPAGAFAQSGRFTISAKQVSLSEVFKMMKTQQKGLDFFYSNNEFDASIKVDVNVSNVSLDELMNILLPEQYGYQLIDNKLVIRPRTATKAAVEQKQDEQISGVVRDKSGQVLPGVIVKAVGSKSTAITDVNGRYTIHVHGNDVLVFSYIGFEKQEQRVNGRAVLDVVLAEDVAALKEVVVTGYQTLQKKNTPGSTGVITSQEIEQNNNRSLNRLLEGAVPGLSIYKDAKGLDDLRIRGGSSLRAGTQPLLVVDGFVTTILPNINEIENITVLKDASASAIWGSQASNGVIVLTTKKGKEGKLKINYSGNIRIANRPDYNELRRADAPTLIDYQKEQYDKGYIIAPIFDGSKSGYSQSIGIFNDYDRKDITLAQRDERLAALAGLSNREQIDNLLLRPAANQSHYLSFSGGADRMKYFLSANYQSNLGGAKRNKSDVMTINSRNTFSLASFVDLRTDLSATYSSGRSGYSDVEGNIRRLLPYQMLKDAQGNYVYDYINFNKVENDRLKGLGYLDNGFNLLQENEESNNTSKGWGLKTRLGVDWKIIQGLSLSNDFIYERTTNTLRNLYGEKGYDARTLINRLTSVDVANKLVFNIPKGDILDLSIGTYNNYAFRNQLNYVNTFDKKHYVNAIAGFDLRKTVNESNKSRRLGYNDELLSSQNIDAKVLSSPGIVWWDGSRQTYSPGSYEGLGFVDNREYSFYSTLTYTYDGRYNIAGSYRTDHSNLFGADPKFKRTPLWSIGGQWNISNEHFFQSNTISNLGLRITYGLTGNFDRSSLTTTYLVASRLFNAVINDYFARVNTPPNPKLRWERSQTFNLGTDIGLLSNRFTMALDYYRKYSYDLLGSQDLDPTVGLANAIINAANMINHGVELSIKAGVISTEDFSWSSNFNLAYNKNKVTSNKITDSSPAINRPNGVVQFLEGYERESIWSYKWAGLDNAGRPQVYDGEGNKIYVPNVGSLVYSGTARPKVSGGWTNTFRYKGFEAMAFLVFNYGHVIRREMPNMYGYDWSGAYNNQIAQRWRKPGDEQTTDIPAIPALVDLSDNYSRAATLSSNSIADASFVRLREIQLGYNFKPAFLKGTPFKTIRLVAQMNNVYMFRKNKYGIDPEALTGANSTANVASIYSLPEPLTTTIGLNFGL from the coding sequence ATGAACCAAACTTTTACTAAAAGCGGTCGTAAGCGCCGCCTGTCAAAATTGGTCAGGGCTTTCTTCCTGATCTACCTCAGTTTTATATGCTGTCTTCCGGCTGGGGCCTTTGCCCAGTCAGGCCGATTTACCATTTCTGCTAAGCAAGTTAGCTTAAGCGAAGTATTCAAAATGATGAAGACCCAACAAAAAGGGCTGGATTTCTTTTATAGTAACAATGAATTTGACGCCTCAATAAAAGTAGATGTAAATGTTTCGAACGTTTCATTGGACGAACTGATGAACATTCTATTGCCGGAACAGTACGGATATCAATTGATAGACAACAAGCTTGTCATCAGACCTCGTACAGCTACAAAAGCTGCGGTAGAGCAAAAACAAGATGAGCAGATATCAGGAGTTGTCAGGGACAAATCCGGACAGGTGTTACCTGGTGTAATTGTTAAAGCAGTTGGATCCAAAAGCACAGCAATTACTGATGTAAACGGCAGATACACGATTCATGTTCACGGCAACGATGTACTGGTTTTTAGCTACATTGGTTTCGAAAAACAGGAGCAGCGTGTAAATGGCAGAGCGGTACTTGATGTTGTATTAGCAGAGGATGTTGCGGCTTTAAAAGAGGTTGTTGTAACAGGGTATCAGACGCTGCAGAAAAAAAACACGCCAGGATCTACAGGCGTAATCACAAGCCAGGAAATAGAACAAAATAACAACCGGTCTTTGAACAGACTGCTAGAGGGGGCGGTACCTGGACTTAGTATTTACAAAGACGCAAAAGGCCTGGATGACCTTAGAATACGAGGGGGCAGCTCTCTACGTGCAGGAACCCAGCCTCTGTTGGTGGTAGATGGTTTTGTTACCACTATTCTTCCCAATATTAATGAAATTGAAAATATTACTGTTTTAAAAGACGCCTCGGCCTCAGCAATATGGGGGTCTCAGGCATCCAATGGTGTGATTGTACTCACCACAAAAAAAGGTAAAGAAGGCAAATTGAAAATCAATTATTCAGGGAATATTAGAATCGCGAACCGGCCTGATTACAATGAACTTAGACGAGCTGATGCTCCAACATTGATTGATTATCAGAAAGAACAGTATGATAAAGGATATATAATTGCACCTATTTTTGATGGTTCTAAATCGGGTTATTCCCAATCTATAGGTATTTTCAACGATTATGACCGAAAGGATATCACCCTGGCACAGCGTGATGAGAGGCTTGCCGCTTTGGCAGGCTTGTCCAACAGAGAACAGATCGACAATTTGTTGTTACGTCCTGCGGCCAATCAAAGCCATTACCTGTCTTTTTCAGGAGGAGCAGATAGAATGAAGTATTTTTTATCTGCAAACTATCAGTCTAACCTTGGTGGGGCAAAGCGGAACAAATCTGATGTGATGACGATAAACTCCCGTAATACATTTTCCCTGGCCAGCTTTGTAGACCTGAGAACAGATCTGTCGGCTACTTATTCTTCCGGAAGAAGCGGTTATTCAGATGTGGAAGGAAACATCCGGAGGTTATTACCTTATCAAATGTTGAAAGATGCTCAGGGCAATTATGTTTACGACTATATAAATTTTAACAAAGTTGAAAACGACAGGCTCAAAGGACTCGGCTATCTGGATAATGGTTTTAACCTGCTTCAGGAAAATGAAGAGTCAAATAATACAAGCAAAGGCTGGGGGCTGAAAACCAGGTTAGGTGTTGATTGGAAAATCATTCAGGGATTAAGCTTGTCGAATGATTTTATTTATGAGCGGACCACCAATACCCTGAGAAACCTGTATGGGGAAAAAGGTTATGATGCGCGCACGCTGATCAATCGTCTCACATCTGTTGATGTTGCAAATAAACTAGTCTTTAATATACCAAAAGGCGATATTTTGGATTTAAGCATTGGAACATATAACAATTATGCGTTCCGTAACCAGCTCAATTATGTAAATACGTTTGACAAAAAACACTATGTAAATGCAATTGCCGGTTTTGATCTCCGTAAGACCGTTAACGAATCGAATAAATCACGTCGTTTGGGTTACAACGATGAACTGCTGAGTTCTCAAAATATCGACGCAAAAGTGCTGAGTTCTCCTGGAATTGTCTGGTGGGATGGTAGCCGCCAAACGTATAGTCCTGGCTCTTATGAAGGCCTGGGCTTTGTAGATAACCGGGAATATTCCTTTTACTCGACGTTAACTTATACGTATGATGGGCGGTACAACATAGCCGGAAGTTACAGAACTGATCATTCTAACCTGTTTGGGGCAGATCCTAAATTTAAACGGACCCCTCTATGGTCTATTGGCGGTCAGTGGAATATCAGCAATGAGCATTTTTTTCAATCCAATACCATATCAAATCTTGGACTTCGGATCACTTATGGCCTGACGGGGAATTTCGACAGGAGCAGCTTGACAACGACCTATCTGGTGGCTTCCCGACTTTTTAACGCAGTGATCAATGACTATTTTGCAAGAGTAAATACTCCTCCTAACCCTAAATTGCGCTGGGAACGGTCGCAGACTTTTAATCTTGGGACAGATATTGGGTTATTGAGTAACCGTTTTACGATGGCACTGGATTATTACCGTAAATATAGCTATGATTTACTCGGCAGTCAGGATCTAGATCCTACAGTAGGTTTAGCAAATGCTATCATAAACGCGGCGAATATGATCAACCATGGTGTAGAACTGAGTATCAAAGCTGGCGTGATTTCAACTGAGGATTTTAGCTGGAGCAGCAACTTTAACCTCGCCTATAATAAAAATAAGGTAACCAGTAATAAAATTACAGACAGCAGCCCGGCAATTAACAGGCCTAACGGAGTCGTGCAATTTTTAGAAGGGTACGAGCGAGAATCAATCTGGAGTTACAAGTGGGCGGGACTGGATAACGCCGGTCGCCCTCAGGTATATGACGGAGAAGGGAATAAGATCTATGTTCCAAATGTGGGATCTTTGGTTTACAGCGGGACTGCGAGACCGAAGGTCAGCGGGGGCTGGACCAACACTTTCAGGTATAAAGGTTTCGAGGCAATGGCATTCCTTGTATTCAACTATGGACATGTGATCAGAAGAGAAATGCCAAATATGTACGGCTACGACTGGAGTGGCGCATACAACAATCAGATTGCTCAACGCTGGCGAAAACCAGGAGATGAGCAGACTACGGATATCCCTGCCATTCCCGCGTTAGTGGATTTGAGTGATAACTATTCAAGGGCAGCAACTTTATCCAGCAATAGTATTGCTGATGCTTCCTTTGTAAGACTTAGAGAAATCCAGCTTGGATATAATTTTAAGCCAGCTTTTTTAAAAGGGACTCCATTTAAAACGATAAGACTGGTAGCCCAGATGAACAATGTATATATGTTCAGAAAAAATAAATATGGCATCGATCCGGAGGCCTTAACTGGGGCCAATTCAACTGCGAACGTAGCATCTATATATTCCCTACCAGAACCTCTTACGACAACTATCGGGCTTAATTTCGGACTTTAA
- a CDS encoding RagB/SusD family nutrient uptake outer membrane protein translates to MRFSKNIKIFSLLWIAAIATSGCQKFLDVTPKGKFIPKYIKDYEELASNPSYSSNGNAVLERLSDNIYLSDARISTSLTQNTTKAYQWAPELYVETETDGAWDPMYNNIYNANIIIQDVEKLTDGTELQRTQVLGDAFFNRAYAYWCLINTYGKDYDANTAATDLGIPLITIPDLEAKPSRATVAEVYQLILQDLLKAKDQLPAAAKNVYRNDKTAALALLARVYQSMDNYPEAKKYAAEALQLKNTLFDYNTLSFKDPLKPSAAGVNNRPVDYLHPEMISYKATSFGSILTGLCVSPDFLSVLGTKDLRYVFNFSNLESNGKPTTELYAIYLRFDLSYNIAVPEMMLIVAEAEARSGQIAPALLQLNTLRKKRFKPADYADLTAATADDALKLVIDERRRELFGKGLRWFDMRRLDSDPRFRKAYTRANTGGTYKLEPGSPVFVQQIPPKVMLLNPGILPNPR, encoded by the coding sequence ATGAGATTTTCAAAAAATATTAAAATATTCAGTCTTTTGTGGATTGCAGCAATTGCAACTTCCGGTTGCCAGAAGTTCCTGGATGTAACCCCAAAAGGTAAATTCATCCCCAAATATATTAAGGACTATGAAGAACTCGCATCTAACCCCTCGTATTCTAGTAATGGAAATGCAGTGTTGGAACGGTTATCGGATAACATCTATCTGAGCGATGCAAGGATTTCAACTTCACTTACCCAAAATACTACTAAAGCTTATCAATGGGCTCCAGAGCTCTACGTCGAAACAGAAACAGATGGAGCCTGGGATCCTATGTACAATAACATTTACAATGCAAACATCATTATTCAGGATGTAGAAAAGCTTACCGATGGGACCGAATTACAAAGGACACAGGTTTTGGGTGACGCTTTTTTTAACAGGGCCTACGCTTACTGGTGCCTGATTAATACCTATGGAAAAGACTATGACGCAAATACTGCTGCTACGGATTTAGGCATACCCTTGATAACCATTCCTGACCTTGAAGCTAAGCCTTCACGAGCTACAGTTGCCGAAGTTTATCAGTTGATCCTTCAGGATCTTTTAAAAGCAAAGGACCAGCTTCCGGCTGCGGCAAAGAATGTATACCGTAATGATAAAACTGCAGCGTTGGCATTACTAGCCAGAGTTTACCAAAGCATGGATAATTATCCGGAGGCAAAAAAATATGCAGCTGAAGCGCTGCAATTAAAAAACACACTTTTTGATTACAATACGCTTAGCTTTAAAGACCCTTTAAAACCATCAGCAGCAGGTGTCAACAACCGGCCTGTTGATTATCTTCATCCGGAGATGATCTCTTACAAAGCAACAAGTTTCGGATCTATCCTGACCGGCTTATGTGTCTCTCCCGATTTTCTGAGTGTTTTGGGCACTAAAGATTTGCGTTATGTATTTAATTTTTCAAACCTGGAATCTAACGGAAAACCAACTACAGAACTTTATGCGATTTACCTGAGATTTGATCTGAGTTATAATATCGCCGTTCCCGAGATGATGCTGATCGTTGCCGAAGCGGAAGCCCGCTCTGGGCAAATAGCACCCGCATTGCTGCAGCTCAATACCCTTAGAAAGAAAAGGTTTAAGCCTGCTGATTATGCAGATTTAACTGCAGCAACTGCTGATGATGCCCTCAAACTTGTTATTGATGAGCGGAGAAGAGAACTGTTTGGCAAGGGGCTCAGGTGGTTCGACATGAGGCGCCTGGACAGTGACCCAAGGTTCAGAAAAGCCTATACCCGTGCAAATACAGGAGGTACTTATAAACTGGAACCAGGGTCACCAGTATTTGTGCAGCAAATCCCACCTAAAGTAATGTTGTTAAACCCGGGGATTCTTCCTAACCCAAGATAG
- a CDS encoding AhpC/TSA family protein has product MRILNIMKAAGIVSALLLGNAAFAQHNYEIKGQMAGLTQPSTAYLYNFDKGRKLLDSAAVVNGAFSFKGAVKHPLSVSIQIKKIRKSVSFFLENENYTILMQPDWKNKDSVSGGKEMGIQRAYEAETASLQAQLQELGRKYSNLGKEERIKEGEEMGMLNEKKAAIDYKYIRRYPASLAMLHMMRPHFEVMNFKQLQEIKALFSPELAYSDVYTRLLELYEKKKTEFLVGQPAPDFTLPDHNGKPVTLSALKGKYVVVDFWASWCTPCRAANQKIKPIYEKYKNKGFDMVSISMDDKKDLWDAAVKKDALPWIQVSGLTGIKDCPVAKKYSVTSLPTVFVLDKSGKVIAQNISEKELEAILEQNLN; this is encoded by the coding sequence ATGAGGATTTTAAATATCATGAAAGCTGCGGGGATAGTTTCTGCCCTGCTGCTGGGAAATGCTGCTTTTGCGCAGCATAATTACGAGATAAAAGGACAGATGGCTGGATTAACCCAGCCATCAACGGCCTACCTGTACAATTTTGACAAAGGCAGGAAACTGCTGGACAGTGCTGCGGTAGTTAATGGGGCGTTTAGTTTTAAAGGAGCCGTAAAGCACCCCCTTTCTGTATCCATTCAAATTAAAAAAATCCGCAAGTCGGTATCTTTCTTCCTGGAGAATGAGAATTACACCATACTCATGCAGCCCGACTGGAAGAATAAGGACAGCGTTAGCGGGGGTAAAGAGATGGGCATACAGCGCGCTTATGAAGCCGAAACCGCCAGTCTGCAGGCACAATTGCAGGAACTGGGACGCAAATACAGTAACCTGGGCAAAGAAGAGCGCATTAAGGAAGGAGAAGAAATGGGGATGCTCAATGAAAAAAAGGCGGCCATTGACTATAAATATATCCGCAGATACCCAGCCTCTCTGGCCATGCTGCACATGATGCGGCCGCATTTCGAAGTCATGAACTTTAAGCAGCTTCAGGAAATAAAGGCGCTTTTTTCGCCCGAACTGGCTTATTCTGATGTCTACACCAGATTACTCGAACTTTATGAGAAAAAGAAGACGGAATTCCTAGTAGGCCAGCCGGCACCAGATTTTACCCTGCCAGACCATAACGGCAAACCAGTCACTTTATCTGCCTTAAAAGGTAAATATGTGGTGGTCGATTTCTGGGCCTCCTGGTGTACGCCCTGCCGTGCGGCAAACCAGAAAATAAAACCGATTTACGAAAAGTATAAAAACAAAGGTTTTGATATGGTCTCCATTTCTATGGACGATAAAAAGGATTTGTGGGATGCCGCGGTTAAGAAGGATGCCCTGCCCTGGATACAGGTATCGGGGCTAACTGGAATCAAGGACTGTCCCGTTGCAAAAAAATACAGTGTCACCAGTCTGCCTACCGTTTTTGTGCTCGACAAATCGGGTAAGGTGATCGCCCAAAACATTTCCGAAAAAGAGCTGGAAGCGATACTGGAACAAAACCTGAACTAA
- a CDS encoding amidohydrolase family protein, translated as MRIKIILLLLCLQGSAFAQRAILLKDATIIDGDGSVKPYQGSVFIKDGIIKAVFKGESGKADAGAELIDCKGKFIVPGLIDAHVHLGTGNLDDWKKASLTRDSIAENLLRHGITTVRDMAGYAPFLAEYKTAVTSGKIPGPDIFYAAQFAGPSYFEMIARGSKDRKGQGTTAWYRAISNKKEVKQAIMEAKKAGVTGIKIYASLSRELIAEITREAHKQGLMAWAHGAIFPSKPIDVALAGVNSMSHANDLVFEQLKGDTIEIGRAWAQLYKGLKADTAILDRLLLAMKERNIYLDATVFHAENNKMVNAAIITRRANQLGVKIVSGTDWIYPTKNEDVALMQEVKLLASKCGMNSLEVIQCATLNGAQVTGLNDRGVIRSGKRADLLVLRQDPLNDVEHLFHPEIVFKRGIM; from the coding sequence ATGAGAATCAAGATTATTTTACTCCTGCTGTGCCTGCAGGGGAGCGCATTTGCGCAGCGCGCAATATTACTAAAAGACGCAACAATTATTGACGGGGATGGCAGTGTAAAACCTTACCAGGGATCAGTGTTTATTAAAGATGGAATTATTAAAGCTGTTTTTAAGGGAGAATCGGGGAAGGCAGATGCCGGAGCTGAGTTAATAGACTGCAAGGGTAAATTTATTGTACCCGGACTTATTGATGCCCACGTACATCTGGGGACAGGCAATCTCGACGATTGGAAGAAAGCATCGTTAACCCGCGACAGCATTGCAGAAAACCTGCTCCGACATGGCATTACTACAGTAAGGGATATGGCCGGATACGCTCCTTTTCTTGCCGAATACAAAACAGCTGTGACAAGCGGAAAAATACCAGGACCCGATATATTTTACGCCGCTCAGTTTGCAGGGCCATCTTATTTTGAAATGATAGCCCGTGGCTCAAAAGACCGTAAAGGCCAGGGAACAACTGCCTGGTACAGGGCCATCAGCAATAAAAAGGAAGTTAAACAAGCAATAATGGAAGCCAAAAAGGCTGGTGTTACAGGGATAAAGATTTATGCCAGCCTGAGCAGAGAACTGATCGCTGAAATAACCAGGGAGGCCCACAAGCAAGGCCTGATGGCCTGGGCCCATGGTGCTATTTTTCCTTCAAAGCCTATTGATGTAGCCCTTGCAGGGGTGAATAGCATGTCGCATGCCAATGATCTCGTATTTGAACAGCTAAAAGGCGATACGATTGAAATAGGAAGGGCTTGGGCGCAATTGTATAAAGGGCTAAAAGCCGATACAGCAATCCTGGACAGGCTGTTGCTAGCGATGAAAGAGCGGAACATATACCTGGATGCAACGGTCTTTCATGCCGAAAACAATAAAATGGTTAATGCTGCAATCATTACACGAAGGGCAAACCAGCTGGGTGTAAAAATTGTTTCGGGAACGGACTGGATATATCCTACTAAAAACGAAGATGTTGCATTAATGCAGGAAGTGAAATTGCTGGCTTCCAAATGTGGAATGAACAGCCTGGAAGTTATACAATGTGCAACATTGAATGGAGCACAGGTAACCGGCTTAAACGATCGGGGAGTAATCCGGTCCGGAAAAAGAGCTGATTTGCTGGTTTTGAGACAAGATCCGCTGAACGATGTAGAGCATCTCTTTCATCCGGAGATCGTTTTTAAGCGAGGCATAATGTGA
- a CDS encoding helix-turn-helix domain-containing protein, translating into MKNTELTRKLKELRGRKGMSQEELAEASGLNLRTIQRIENGETEARGDSMKRLARALNVTPDELIDWAEEEDRGFLAFLNLSALSFLAFPLLGIIIPLALWFMKKDKIKNLNHTGKKLINFQITWCMAFFGIFVFLFLGSVMHLGLPFSMLNLGGIELIILFVPLLYGLNILLVIINAVRSYNNQKVYYKPAIPFLR; encoded by the coding sequence ATGAAAAACACTGAACTTACCAGAAAACTCAAAGAGCTGCGCGGCCGCAAAGGTATGAGCCAGGAAGAACTTGCTGAAGCCTCTGGCTTAAACCTGAGAACAATTCAACGGATAGAAAACGGGGAGACGGAGGCTCGTGGCGATAGCATGAAAAGATTGGCCAGGGCACTGAACGTTACGCCCGATGAACTGATTGACTGGGCAGAAGAAGAAGATAGGGGATTTCTTGCTTTCTTGAATTTATCTGCCCTGAGTTTTCTTGCGTTTCCTTTGCTGGGGATCATCATTCCACTGGCACTATGGTTCATGAAGAAAGACAAGATTAAAAACCTGAACCACACAGGAAAAAAGCTAATTAATTTTCAGATTACCTGGTGTATGGCCTTTTTTGGAATTTTCGTGTTTCTATTCTTGGGCTCGGTGATGCATCTTGGTTTACCTTTTTCTATGTTAAATCTGGGTGGGATAGAGCTCATCATATTGTTTGTCCCATTACTTTATGGATTAAACATCCTGTTGGTTATCATCAACGCGGTTAGAAGTTATAACAACCAAAAGGTTTATTATAAACCCGCCATTCCTTTTTTAAGATAG
- a CDS encoding pyrophosphohydrolase domain-containing protein has product MQESNSLNQVAEFHKTFKHPIKETPGIPSRERANLRVSLLAEELQELKQAIEANNFVEVADALCDLQYVLSGAILEFGLGEKFKQLFDEVHRSNMSKACKSVEEANETIQHYRKNHQCDAYHKEEDSLFLVYRSNDDKTLKSINYSPADLQSML; this is encoded by the coding sequence ATGCAAGAGTCCAATTCATTAAACCAGGTAGCAGAATTTCACAAAACATTTAAACATCCGATTAAGGAAACGCCGGGCATCCCTTCAAGGGAAAGGGCAAACCTGAGGGTTTCGTTACTGGCAGAAGAACTGCAGGAATTAAAGCAGGCCATTGAAGCCAATAATTTTGTTGAAGTAGCCGATGCACTTTGCGATTTGCAGTATGTGCTGTCTGGTGCCATCCTGGAATTTGGGCTTGGAGAAAAGTTCAAACAGCTATTTGATGAGGTGCACCGTTCAAATATGAGCAAGGCCTGCAAATCGGTCGAAGAAGCCAATGAAACCATACAGCATTACCGGAAAAACCACCAGTGCGATGCCTATCATAAAGAAGAAGATTCCCTGTTCCTGGTATATCGTTCCAACGATGACAAGACCTTAAAATCCATCAACTACTCGCCTGCCGACTTACAAAGCATGCTTTAA
- a CDS encoding DUF4397 domain-containing protein: MKNSSKFKTIFKTFVAAIALSVVFAACSKDRIEPQQVAGLSVIMAFPDTMSLDFIIDQTRVNDRNPLKYNSKIDYLNLFPGTRRLGVTKRNGNKLLMSENFNLQSGVGYSVFVLDTLSTNTKKFLLTEDDLSAPEADKAKVRFINLSKDGGALSLGIQGKETNLFTSKAFYEYTTFAAVDPGESVTFNIKEGTTATVKATVPNVKIEKGKIYTIYAKGIQTATIDSLKLGAAIYTHK; this comes from the coding sequence ATGAAAAACTCAAGTAAATTCAAAACGATATTTAAAACATTTGTTGCAGCAATAGCCCTTTCGGTAGTGTTTGCTGCCTGTTCAAAAGACAGAATAGAGCCTCAGCAGGTTGCAGGCCTTTCTGTTATCATGGCTTTTCCTGATACCATGTCTTTAGACTTTATCATCGATCAGACCCGGGTAAATGATCGCAACCCATTGAAATACAATAGTAAAATTGATTATTTAAACCTGTTTCCTGGCACCAGAAGGTTAGGGGTAACCAAAAGAAACGGAAATAAACTGTTGATGTCTGAAAACTTTAACCTGCAATCTGGTGTAGGCTACTCTGTATTTGTACTGGATACACTTTCTACCAATACAAAGAAATTCCTTTTAACCGAGGACGACCTGAGCGCTCCTGAGGCCGACAAAGCAAAAGTTCGTTTCATCAACTTAAGTAAAGACGGAGGTGCACTGAGCCTGGGTATTCAGGGTAAAGAAACCAACCTCTTTACCAGCAAGGCTTTTTACGAGTATACTACTTTTGCTGCGGTTGATCCCGGTGAAAGTGTAACCTTTAACATCAAGGAAGGTACCACGGCAACAGTTAAAGCAACGGTTCCTAATGTGAAGATTGAAAAAGGAAAAATCTATACGATCTACGCCAAAGGAATTCAAACGGCAACCATCGACAGCTTAAAACTAGGTGCTGCAATTTACACACACAAATAA
- a CDS encoding RNA polymerase sigma factor, whose translation MLRFEDAIAGCLRNDSKSKEMVYKSFYGYLMGVVLRYVDDRNDAEELVNDSFIKIFKSIGQFSAPRYDDQLQKAFKGWIARISSRTAIDFLRGKRTFLYVDDIVEEQQPVTELTAVSRLNVQDIMRLLNGLPETHKLIFNMYEIEGFSHEEISKMLNIPENSCRVYLTRAKNKLRELYKNSLTNAYEQTTIQTRKI comes from the coding sequence ATGCTCAGATTTGAGGACGCAATAGCGGGGTGTTTAAGGAATGACAGTAAGAGTAAAGAAATGGTCTATAAATCTTTCTATGGGTATTTAATGGGCGTAGTTTTGCGGTATGTTGATGATAGAAATGATGCAGAAGAGCTTGTAAATGATAGTTTTATAAAAATATTTAAGAGTATAGGGCAGTTCAGCGCTCCCCGGTACGACGACCAGCTGCAGAAAGCTTTTAAGGGATGGATTGCCAGGATCTCGTCCCGTACAGCGATAGATTTTTTAAGAGGTAAAAGGACTTTTTTATATGTTGATGATATTGTGGAGGAACAGCAGCCGGTAACTGAGCTGACTGCGGTTTCGCGGTTAAATGTGCAGGACATTATGCGTTTGCTCAATGGATTGCCCGAAACACATAAACTGATTTTTAACATGTATGAAATTGAAGGCTTTTCGCACGAAGAGATTTCAAAGATGCTGAATATCCCTGAAAACTCTTGCAGGGTTTATCTTACAAGAGCAAAGAACAAGTTGCGGGAACTGTATAAAAACTCGCTGACGAATGCATATGAACAAACAACAATTCAAACCCGAAAGATATGA